Proteins encoded within one genomic window of Leptospira bourretii:
- a CDS encoding Ig-like domain-containing protein, producing MQKWVFRKKILTFLIVGSSILINILCNKSNITPDKFLTFLGDNSPKVVAAFPGMGDKNLPKNQSISLFFNQPMNITSCIQSFSVSPQIQGFFDFTDISLKFTPSNQLNYGSYTYNLTKNCESVSGTDIKDIFSASFTVGEAAQAGQYPEVIAINVNTGAIADCNANAGPKKNIISDVVNDACMGSPNINPIEIVFSKPMDRVSVQNGINLSPSVPFNIQWLSDSRIILNPDSAFVARSRISVQLTSTIQDSNGIRLISPISSSFYVGTLNLLPTITSIQLATGTLADCIAGAGILSDIVATTVTNACLGNSITTPITIQFSRPMSQAQTLAGFSISPNLTGTFLWSGGDQILTFTPDAKFTFGVRYTISVNTIATSSDRIPFDQNTSYSFVAGGAITDAPIVQAIGVASQGCSNSFPGVGQALGGNWLAANCFWDSSLPVLGPNAYQFRGGDTGNGGSGSSLSCLDVNTDNFRIIFSKYMNISATINAIRLQRTSPPGTVIQLASWNWADCQAVYPYGCRVVTLSYSELESSCNDTMAFGDASTSGDFNLSRTDNMPAGYPFYMITIDTGAKDTNNIPLSSTFQFGMEGK from the coding sequence ATGCAGAAATGGGTATTTCGGAAAAAAATTCTAACTTTTTTGATTGTTGGATCTTCAATTCTAATAAATATTTTATGTAATAAATCGAATATAACGCCAGATAAATTTTTGACTTTCCTCGGTGATAACTCACCAAAAGTGGTGGCAGCTTTTCCAGGAATGGGAGATAAAAATTTACCTAAAAATCAATCCATTTCCTTATTTTTTAATCAGCCAATGAATATCACTTCATGTATTCAGAGTTTTTCAGTTTCTCCACAAATTCAAGGTTTCTTCGATTTCACTGATATTAGCCTAAAATTTACTCCTTCAAATCAACTCAATTATGGCTCTTATACTTACAATCTAACAAAAAATTGCGAGTCTGTTTCAGGTACTGACATTAAAGATATTTTTTCTGCTAGTTTCACAGTCGGTGAAGCTGCACAAGCAGGTCAATACCCAGAAGTAATCGCAATCAACGTTAATACAGGGGCAATTGCTGATTGTAATGCAAATGCTGGTCCAAAAAAAAATATAATATCGGATGTGGTAAACGATGCATGCATGGGGTCACCGAATATCAATCCAATAGAAATAGTTTTTTCGAAGCCGATGGATCGCGTTTCTGTTCAGAATGGTATAAATCTATCTCCGTCCGTTCCGTTTAACATTCAGTGGTTGTCTGATAGCAGAATTATACTCAATCCTGATTCCGCTTTTGTTGCAAGATCCAGGATCAGCGTCCAACTTACTAGTACTATCCAAGATTCAAATGGTATACGCCTTATCTCTCCAATAAGTTCAAGCTTCTATGTAGGTACATTGAATCTATTACCGACAATAACATCCATTCAACTTGCCACAGGAACATTGGCAGACTGTATTGCAGGAGCAGGAATACTGTCAGATATTGTCGCAACAACTGTCACGAATGCTTGTTTAGGAAATTCTATTACGACCCCAATAACAATTCAATTTTCCCGTCCGATGAGTCAGGCTCAAACATTAGCCGGCTTTTCTATTTCACCTAACCTGACAGGCACTTTCCTTTGGTCTGGAGGAGACCAAATTTTGACATTCACACCAGATGCAAAATTCACTTTTGGTGTTAGATATACCATTTCCGTTAATACGATAGCTACTTCAAGTGATCGCATTCCTTTCGATCAAAACACATCCTATAGCTTTGTTGCTGGTGGGGCCATTACTGATGCACCCATAGTTCAAGCAATTGGAGTTGCTTCCCAAGGCTGTTCGAATTCTTTCCCAGGAGTAGGGCAAGCTTTAGGTGGCAATTGGTTAGCTGCCAATTGTTTTTGGGATAGTAGCTTGCCAGTACTTGGACCAAATGCTTATCAATTTAGGGGAGGGGATACCGGAAATGGTGGAAGCGGAAGTTCTCTTTCTTGCTTAGATGTGAATACAGATAATTTTAGAATTATTTTCTCAAAGTATATGAATATATCAGCTACAATCAATGCGATTCGCCTCCAAAGAACTTCACCACCTGGAACGGTAATTCAATTAGCAAGCTGGAATTGGGCTGATTGCCAAGCTGTCTATCCATATGGCTGCCGTGTCGTAACTCTTTCTTATTCAGAACTTGAATCTTCATGTAACGACACAATGGCTTTTGGAGATGCCTCAACATCAGGCGATTTTAATTTGTCACGAACGGATAATATGCCTGCAGGATACCCTTTTTATATGATCACAATTGATACTGGAGCCAAAGACACCAACAATATTCCGCTAAGCTCGACTTTTCAATTTGGTATGGAGGGCAAATGA
- a CDS encoding helix-turn-helix domain-containing protein produces MKTNRTGIWIPREIECLEDLSVSEKYLLSEIRSLTLAKGCFASNAYFAKLLGKKPDTISRMISKLKKRNYISQLSFDGRRRELSYRLGNISQAVVEEKPIAPIQKSKAESEVAAVPFVLSTTKVHNISTKSPLDVWKEFLQWTNELAPTTRIRIQSATGPESLGKQDRIFWENFKVRLRPMFGS; encoded by the coding sequence ATGAAAACTAACCGAACAGGAATTTGGATTCCTAGGGAAATTGAATGCCTTGAGGATTTGAGTGTTTCTGAAAAGTATCTACTTTCGGAAATTCGATCGTTAACATTGGCGAAAGGGTGTTTTGCTTCCAATGCATATTTTGCCAAACTGCTTGGGAAAAAACCAGATACTATCTCTCGTATGATTTCCAAACTAAAGAAACGAAATTATATTTCGCAACTTTCCTTCGATGGAAGGAGGCGAGAATTATCTTACCGCCTAGGAAATATTTCCCAAGCGGTAGTGGAAGAAAAACCGATTGCTCCCATCCAAAAATCCAAGGCAGAATCGGAAGTTGCAGCAGTTCCCTTTGTACTAAGTACAACAAAAGTACATAATATAAGTACAAAGAGTCCTTTGGATGTTTGGAAGGAGTTTTTGCAATGGACGAATGAACTGGCACCGACAACTCGCATTCGGATCCAATCGGCTACCGGACCAGAGAGTTTGGGAAAACAAGATCGTATCTTTTGGGAGAATTTTAAGGTTCGATTAAGGCCTATGTTTGGAAGTTAG
- a CDS encoding efflux RND transporter permease subunit, translating into MKFVVQLILKRKMLVGMFYAAFILFGIIRAFSIPVSLFPKIDFPRLTVITAYNNASSAEVDNLVTKRISESLGTTQKLERLEAESREGYSFIHLTFKNGTDLALISMEIREKLDFIKDSLPFDTEKPIISKFDPNSKPLMQIAFSSKGRLDQDNLRAFLLENAKFYFDRLDGVALTQIIGGKQKRISIIIDPLKLSAYGVQPEELDHLVKISNKNYPAGQLSVGKKELLIRAVGEFQNLEHLSNLVVSFKPGSGVIKLGDISHLAEEFDEKTGFARLNGKESVLLNIYKEPGKNSVSISEEIKKSLAELEKSLGRDLDFEIIYNESDFIENSISSLLQNLFIGASLAFTILLILMRNVYSPSILILTIPVTLFLSFFVFYTFGIGFNIMSLGGLALGIGLLFDSSNVVLSAIERRIKENEGLENAISDGVAEVFESILTATATSVIVFLPIGFLKSLLGLVFSEMALAISITLIISFFVSCTFVPLIVSVLYKKRNLNSIQSPGIVDVIANNYSTYLNSFLDKPLKTVTTVVILLIISFSLIPHLKYEFFPEIHSGIYNVSISAPAGTNLSLLDETVLQFEKKLKIEYPTEITVTKGGIEKELIKWDSEESSKSNFAEIKLIGHQPNTFKNIKDVVTKIPLKDGYTVLLSEESSGLEKLLFRSGNENSILLLSGMKDTLAYFANSLKFSFKEKVITDFDQISEEYWIDFDQEKMAKFGFTSEAVASFIKIALKGIETSDMNFGNQSLKLMIRMDKSKADTIEKLSFLRLKSPSGDFIPLKEICTIRLTKGEHIIRRFSNLYATKVRVPLGENREHIEKDVKKKIRTNRELFLKKDGDSEDLNESLEEVLIAFLFAASLIFMLLSGIFESYRSATIVMLSIPLIFIGVFPSLFISSMSLNISSFMGFILVIGVVVDNSVLYFEYYHFYLETFKDNKKALLAAGKTIIRPILMNNSTTILGMVPVLFSFSSGSEFQAPLALVVVSGLLSSLLLSLFVIPASIYFLPIEQKKNA; encoded by the coding sequence ATGAAATTCGTAGTACAACTAATTTTAAAAAGAAAAATGCTAGTAGGGATGTTCTACGCAGCATTTATTCTCTTTGGAATAATCCGAGCCTTTTCAATACCCGTTAGCCTTTTCCCAAAAATCGATTTTCCTCGTTTAACTGTAATTACAGCATACAACAATGCTTCTTCTGCAGAAGTTGATAATTTGGTTACAAAGAGAATCTCTGAATCCTTAGGTACAACACAGAAACTAGAAAGACTTGAAGCAGAATCTAGAGAAGGCTATTCTTTCATCCATCTAACTTTTAAAAATGGAACCGATTTAGCACTCATATCAATGGAAATTAGAGAGAAATTGGACTTCATAAAAGACTCTTTACCATTCGACACCGAAAAGCCAATTATATCAAAATTCGACCCAAACAGTAAACCACTAATGCAAATTGCCTTCTCATCGAAAGGAAGACTCGATCAAGATAATCTTAGGGCTTTTTTATTAGAGAATGCAAAGTTTTATTTTGATCGACTTGATGGCGTAGCTTTAACTCAGATTATAGGAGGAAAACAAAAAAGAATAAGCATAATCATCGACCCTTTAAAGCTTTCCGCATACGGGGTTCAACCAGAAGAATTAGACCACTTAGTAAAGATTAGCAATAAAAATTACCCTGCAGGACAGCTATCCGTTGGCAAAAAAGAATTACTGATTAGGGCCGTAGGCGAATTTCAAAATCTAGAACATTTGTCAAATCTCGTAGTCTCATTCAAGCCAGGCTCAGGAGTTATCAAATTAGGGGATATCTCCCATCTCGCTGAAGAGTTTGATGAAAAAACTGGATTTGCTCGGCTAAATGGAAAAGAATCTGTTTTGTTAAATATATACAAAGAGCCAGGAAAAAATTCTGTATCTATCTCAGAAGAAATCAAAAAAAGTTTAGCTGAATTAGAGAAATCTCTCGGAAGAGATTTAGATTTTGAAATCATCTATAATGAATCGGATTTTATCGAAAACTCAATATCAAGTTTATTACAAAATCTTTTTATTGGAGCATCTTTAGCATTTACTATTTTGCTAATCTTGATGCGCAATGTTTATTCACCTTCTATTCTAATTCTTACTATTCCTGTTACATTATTTTTAAGCTTCTTTGTTTTTTATACTTTTGGAATTGGCTTTAATATTATGAGTTTAGGTGGTCTCGCTCTTGGGATAGGACTGCTTTTCGACTCAAGCAATGTTGTACTATCTGCGATAGAAAGAAGAATCAAAGAAAATGAAGGGTTAGAAAATGCAATATCCGATGGAGTGGCAGAGGTTTTCGAATCAATCTTAACTGCGACAGCTACTTCAGTTATCGTTTTTTTACCAATAGGTTTTCTCAAAAGTTTACTCGGATTGGTTTTCTCTGAAATGGCTCTTGCCATTTCGATTACTCTTATTATAAGTTTTTTTGTATCTTGCACTTTCGTTCCACTCATAGTTTCAGTTCTGTACAAAAAGCGGAACTTAAATAGTATTCAAAGTCCTGGCATCGTCGATGTTATAGCAAACAATTACTCAACGTATTTAAATTCCTTTCTTGATAAGCCTTTAAAAACTGTAACTACGGTTGTAATTTTGCTTATCATAAGCTTTTCTCTTATTCCTCATTTAAAATACGAATTCTTCCCCGAAATACATTCTGGTATTTATAATGTTTCAATATCAGCACCAGCTGGTACGAACCTTTCTTTGCTTGATGAAACTGTATTACAATTTGAAAAAAAACTTAAGATCGAATATCCAACTGAAATCACTGTAACAAAAGGAGGAATTGAAAAAGAATTAATTAAATGGGATTCCGAAGAAAGTTCTAAATCTAATTTCGCAGAAATAAAACTAATCGGCCACCAACCAAATACTTTCAAAAATATAAAAGATGTAGTAACAAAGATTCCTTTGAAAGATGGTTACACAGTTTTGCTTAGCGAGGAATCATCAGGCCTCGAGAAATTACTTTTTAGATCTGGAAATGAAAATAGTATCCTTTTACTATCAGGCATGAAAGATACTCTTGCATATTTTGCGAATTCACTTAAATTTTCTTTTAAAGAAAAAGTTATTACGGATTTCGATCAAATTTCGGAAGAATATTGGATAGATTTTGATCAAGAAAAAATGGCTAAATTTGGTTTCACATCCGAGGCTGTAGCAAGTTTCATTAAAATCGCTCTAAAAGGTATTGAAACTTCAGATATGAATTTTGGAAATCAATCATTAAAATTAATGATTCGAATGGACAAAAGCAAAGCAGATACAATTGAAAAGCTTTCATTTCTTCGCTTAAAAAGCCCAAGTGGGGACTTTATCCCCCTAAAAGAAATCTGTACAATACGCCTTACAAAAGGTGAACACATAATACGAAGATTTTCAAACCTATATGCTACAAAAGTTAGGGTCCCCCTCGGAGAAAATCGAGAACATATAGAAAAAGATGTTAAGAAAAAAATTAGAACCAATAGAGAACTTTTTTTGAAAAAGGACGGTGATTCTGAAGATTTAAATGAATCTTTAGAAGAAGTATTAATAGCTTTTCTTTTCGCAGCCTCGTTAATTTTCATGCTACTCTCAGGTATATTTGAATCTTATAGATCAGCAACAATTGTTATGTTATCAATTCCTCTAATTTTCATCGGAGTTTTTCCATCTCTATTTATAAGTTCGATGTCTTTAAACATTAGTTCATTTATGGGTTTCATATTAGTAATTGGAGTTGTTGTAGATAATTCTGTCTTATACTTTGAGTATTATCATTTTTACCTAGAAACATTCAAAGACAATAAAAAAGCACTCTTGGCGGCTGGCAAAACAATTATCCGGCCCATACTGATGAACAATAGCACAACCATTCTTGGAATGGTACCGGTCCTATTCAGCTTTAGTTCTGGATCCGAATTTCAAGCTCCATTAGCATTGGTCGTAGTTTCAGGACTACTCTCCTCTTTACTCTTGTCATTATTCGTTATACCTGCATCAATTTATTTTTTACCTATCGAACAAAAGAAAAATGCTTAA
- a CDS encoding efflux RND transporter permease subunit yields the protein MLNAITKSIPRRPILYLMIVLGLSVFGVMSIPSINFRSVTKSNNSTIAIEISAYGYDPYKVEKLLTKPIEDGLSTVNGIREIRSISEQGKAMIFVKLSEANNIERKILSIQDSIEVSSVDFPANVHKPIIHKYDPNKQPYMVISFQAENLKLNELRDIIEKKIKKKIESVDGVSQAIVAGGSLIEIEVGCDPRKLEAYHISIRDIVNRIQDIHRSYTLGKITRGNKDHNTSVKERFKNIDELNNISFYSFRSEKDVKLSNIALIQSKEREDSTTARFNGIERVSIFVYSASEMNSLHISEKTRDILKSELPNNIRFEVTQDEGEYLKDIYISTAVAFFYLLLFSIGVNLRKKTNYYNLIVLWSTWVSTILIFSLIMKILQIDLSYFISLGVFSGILTTIAYQKKITINQRANIFSISLLLAIYLLDFTYRNNLLEFISFFHLTVLFYPYISQILKSNFSGNGNVSINTTFLFRLRQKLVLKYFDTSLKWITKKTDFVDFNIYVYPLALIFLTILGLFQAGKSEIALSSNIDRQELIAFLEFPSGTSFEHTNSISKTIEDKVSKIEAISDVVSKVDPAHSVFFIHLKEGLVADAEFLNKIRSEIGSVEDGYLFFATNEDSKYFQEIEVDIIGNDDRVLEELANRLASRIRLNDEVAEAVLKFKSARDEIRLFPKYLELAGSKVQFSEVGDQLQLAIQGGVAAKITTEEKEIDIRVRYLKDFRSSIDSLKEIRVKNKDGDFLPLESLLSGIEAKVPLKLYHKNKNRIVSISIKLNELGSSARNRIYEFLEKFPLPDDYHWESDQYLEDIPASNTQRYMIYLFPILLYIALFPLGNNISSHISELVFLISTWFFIIFLLGFLFPGPLPLIGFIGIIFGIIQFFNISKLFDKHRFRIISILFIFTLLLLFTGGVYSYVYYLFSLYSFASLGLFEIGKRISNKWENQNEVKLYDFIIKELKRINYYDTVKRVIELIPKRKKA from the coding sequence ATGCTTAATGCGATAACTAAGTCAATTCCCAGAAGGCCTATTCTATATTTAATGATAGTTTTAGGACTTTCTGTTTTTGGAGTTATGTCCATACCTAGCATTAATTTCAGATCCGTAACCAAATCTAATAATTCTACTATTGCAATTGAAATCTCTGCCTATGGTTATGACCCATATAAAGTAGAAAAGCTCTTAACGAAACCCATAGAAGACGGTTTGTCCACTGTTAATGGTATACGCGAAATACGATCAATATCAGAGCAAGGGAAAGCAATGATATTTGTTAAACTCAGTGAAGCCAATAACATTGAAAGAAAAATATTATCTATCCAGGATTCAATCGAAGTTTCATCTGTAGATTTCCCGGCGAACGTTCATAAACCCATAATACACAAATATGACCCAAACAAACAACCCTACATGGTTATTTCGTTTCAGGCAGAAAACTTAAAATTAAATGAATTAAGAGATATAATTGAAAAGAAAATAAAAAAGAAAATTGAATCCGTGGATGGCGTAAGCCAAGCAATTGTTGCCGGAGGTAGCTTAATAGAAATTGAAGTTGGTTGCGACCCGAGAAAACTAGAGGCATACCATATAAGTATTAGAGACATCGTAAACCGAATTCAAGATATCCACAGAAGTTACACACTTGGGAAAATAACAAGAGGAAATAAAGACCACAACACTTCAGTAAAAGAAAGATTTAAAAACATCGATGAATTGAATAATATTTCGTTTTACTCTTTTCGCTCCGAAAAGGATGTAAAACTCAGCAATATCGCCCTTATCCAATCAAAGGAAAGAGAAGATTCTACAACTGCACGATTCAATGGAATTGAAAGAGTAAGTATTTTCGTTTACTCTGCTTCCGAAATGAATTCTCTTCACATCTCCGAAAAGACTAGAGATATCCTAAAAAGTGAACTACCGAATAATATCCGCTTTGAAGTTACACAAGATGAAGGAGAATATCTGAAAGATATTTATATATCTACAGCAGTAGCGTTCTTTTATTTACTTCTTTTTTCAATCGGAGTGAATTTACGCAAGAAAACCAATTACTACAATTTAATTGTCTTATGGTCAACTTGGGTCTCAACAATACTTATATTCTCGCTAATAATGAAAATACTTCAGATTGATTTAAGTTACTTTATCTCATTAGGAGTATTTAGCGGTATATTAACCACCATTGCTTATCAAAAAAAAATAACAATTAACCAAAGAGCCAATATCTTCTCAATCTCGCTATTATTAGCTATCTATTTATTAGACTTTACTTACAGGAACAATTTACTTGAGTTTATTTCTTTTTTTCATTTGACAGTATTATTTTATCCATATATTTCACAAATTTTAAAATCAAACTTCTCGGGAAATGGCAATGTATCAATCAATACAACATTTCTTTTTAGATTACGGCAAAAGCTTGTTCTCAAATATTTTGATACTTCACTAAAATGGATAACAAAAAAAACGGATTTTGTTGATTTCAATATCTACGTTTATCCGCTTGCACTAATATTTTTAACGATCCTAGGATTATTTCAAGCAGGCAAAAGCGAAATTGCTCTCAGCTCAAATATTGATCGCCAAGAACTAATCGCATTTTTAGAATTCCCATCAGGAACATCCTTCGAACATACGAATTCCATAAGCAAAACAATAGAAGATAAAGTATCTAAAATAGAGGCGATTTCCGATGTAGTCAGTAAAGTTGACCCGGCCCACTCAGTTTTCTTTATTCATTTAAAAGAAGGCTTAGTTGCAGACGCTGAATTTCTCAACAAAATCAGATCCGAAATCGGCTCTGTTGAAGATGGATATTTGTTTTTTGCAACGAATGAAGATTCAAAATATTTTCAAGAGATCGAAGTTGATATCATTGGAAATGACGATCGAGTATTAGAAGAATTAGCAAATAGATTAGCTTCCCGTATTCGATTGAATGATGAAGTAGCGGAAGCAGTATTAAAATTTAAATCTGCTCGAGATGAAATCCGATTATTCCCAAAATATCTTGAGCTAGCTGGTTCAAAAGTTCAATTTTCAGAGGTTGGTGATCAGCTGCAACTAGCAATTCAAGGTGGGGTAGCTGCAAAGATTACTACAGAGGAAAAAGAAATCGACATCCGCGTTAGGTATCTCAAAGATTTCAGGAGTTCTATTGATAGTTTAAAGGAAATTAGAGTTAAAAATAAAGATGGAGATTTCCTTCCATTAGAAAGCCTTTTGAGTGGTATTGAAGCTAAGGTACCACTCAAGCTTTATCACAAAAACAAAAATAGAATAGTAAGTATTTCCATAAAGTTAAACGAACTTGGCTCCTCAGCTCGAAACCGAATATATGAATTCCTTGAAAAATTCCCTCTTCCGGATGATTATCACTGGGAATCTGATCAGTATTTAGAAGATATCCCTGCTAGTAATACACAAAGGTATATGATTTATTTATTCCCTATATTGTTGTATATAGCCTTATTCCCTCTTGGAAACAATATCTCTTCGCATATATCAGAATTAGTATTTCTAATAAGTACGTGGTTTTTTATAATATTCCTATTAGGTTTTTTATTCCCAGGGCCTCTTCCATTGATTGGATTCATTGGCATTATTTTTGGTATAATTCAATTTTTTAACATATCAAAACTATTTGATAAACATCGATTTAGGATTATTTCAATTTTGTTTATTTTCACTTTACTCCTGCTATTTACAGGAGGTGTTTATTCTTATGTGTATTATCTATTCTCACTTTATAGCTTTGCCTCCCTGGGTCTATTTGAAATCGGCAAGCGAATATCAAACAAATGGGAAAACCAAAATGAGGTAAAGCTTTATGATTTTATTATTAAGGAGTTAAAAAGAATAAATTATTATGATACCGTTAAAAGAGTTATTGAATTAATTCCAAAACGAAAGAAAGCCTAA
- a CDS encoding efflux RND transporter periplasmic adaptor subunit, which yields MNFATLKKIYASLSKIPFFSKIVISGVTYLLIILAYTNLTWVELRTKVPFATRIFYVKSLSIKNRISSFNAEGNSDESETSIPVTIVKIEKQNLSPSLFFAAIVDPVEKVDLFSKVGGRLEKIHVKEGETIKIGQKIAKLDSLSFEIDLLKLNANLESARASYSLSKTKYQNARRNIEIRFAEEEKRLQNIEKAELEFQRIATIHEKKESLYNSGVIAEEEFLTTKQEYNLRKLAKETAKKELEIVQIGIRDQDITAEGIPLPSKRSEKIELWKDLNTRLEKAEMEVAEKNVNAAKANIESVEVLIRESTLISPINGIVYRINRNVGELINAGANAGNPIVNLVSTSELNVIFNANEVELGSIIPGQKAIITSDSFVNRSFKGTVLFSSPVLDQRTHSAEIKIRLEKTKDLKPGMYVKAEILSGKKEDFYLIPETAAIPYQEKFIEIFQFNEGRAFKKRIESAQKSNGFYMVRDGISDDDYIILSPLNQLYEGVKVTPAFNK from the coding sequence TTGAATTTTGCTACGTTAAAAAAGATATATGCAAGTCTGTCTAAAATTCCTTTTTTCTCAAAAATTGTAATTAGTGGCGTAACATATTTACTTATCATACTGGCTTATACCAATTTAACCTGGGTGGAACTTCGCACTAAAGTTCCATTTGCAACTCGGATCTTCTATGTTAAGTCACTATCAATTAAAAATCGAATCAGCTCTTTCAATGCCGAGGGGAATAGTGATGAAAGTGAGACTTCAATTCCTGTTACGATAGTAAAAATTGAAAAACAAAATTTATCGCCATCATTGTTCTTTGCTGCTATTGTTGATCCAGTAGAAAAAGTTGACCTATTTTCAAAAGTCGGAGGAAGACTCGAAAAGATTCACGTCAAAGAAGGGGAAACAATAAAAATCGGACAAAAAATTGCAAAATTGGATAGCCTATCGTTTGAAATAGATCTACTCAAACTGAATGCAAATTTAGAATCAGCTCGAGCTTCTTATTCATTAAGTAAAACGAAATATCAGAATGCCAGAAGAAATATCGAAATACGTTTTGCGGAAGAAGAAAAACGGCTACAAAATATTGAAAAAGCAGAACTCGAATTCCAAAGAATTGCAACTATACACGAAAAGAAAGAAAGCTTATATAACTCAGGGGTGATAGCTGAAGAGGAGTTTTTAACTACGAAACAAGAGTATAATCTACGAAAACTTGCCAAAGAAACAGCAAAAAAAGAATTAGAAATTGTTCAAATTGGTATCCGTGACCAAGATATAACGGCAGAAGGAATCCCCCTACCGTCAAAAAGAAGTGAAAAAATTGAGCTATGGAAGGATCTCAATACACGTCTTGAAAAGGCAGAAATGGAAGTGGCTGAAAAGAATGTCAATGCAGCAAAAGCTAATATAGAATCTGTTGAAGTTTTAATCCGCGAATCAACTTTGATTTCTCCTATCAACGGAATAGTCTATAGAATTAATAGAAATGTCGGCGAGTTAATAAACGCTGGTGCAAATGCTGGAAATCCAATCGTAAATCTTGTATCAACATCTGAATTAAATGTAATATTTAATGCAAATGAAGTAGAACTTGGCTCGATCATACCAGGCCAAAAAGCAATTATCACGTCTGACTCATTCGTAAATCGAAGTTTTAAAGGGACTGTCTTATTTTCAAGTCCGGTTTTAGATCAAAGAACTCATAGTGCAGAGATTAAAATTAGGTTAGAAAAAACAAAAGATTTAAAGCCTGGTATGTATGTTAAAGCGGAAATATTATCTGGAAAGAAAGAAGATTTTTACCTAATACCAGAAACTGCAGCCATTCCTTATCAAGAAAAGTTTATTGAAATATTTCAATTTAATGAAGGAAGAGCTTTTAAAAAACGTATAGAATCAGCTCAGAAATCGAATGGATTTTATATGGTAAGGGATGGTATATCCGATGATGACTATATCATCTTATCGCCATTAAATCAATTGTACGAAGGAGTAAAAGTTACCCCAGCGTTCAATAAATGA
- a CDS encoding tetratricopeptide repeat protein: MNRVLFALLSLSFIVYFSCNEAPKNPLLNEAEQAFVFGDLKNAELKINKILNDESDNQKAIFLRAKILFYTGRISEARSNLASLDEETLSKTEVTLLKSRINLALNQKQTETIEDLTSIIKNEPLNLDALLLRGKLYEITGKIPEAIRDFQTVIQQTEKIRIAHISMANVYTKAKLIEKANYHTLHAKNLEKKGTPSE; encoded by the coding sequence ATGAATAGAGTTCTATTCGCTCTACTTTCACTAAGTTTCATCGTTTATTTCTCTTGCAATGAAGCACCGAAAAACCCTTTACTGAATGAGGCAGAACAAGCTTTTGTATTTGGTGATTTGAAAAATGCAGAGTTAAAAATAAATAAAATTTTAAACGATGAATCGGATAACCAAAAAGCGATTTTTCTGCGAGCAAAAATCCTTTTTTACACCGGCCGTATTTCTGAGGCACGAAGTAATTTAGCTTCTTTGGATGAAGAAACACTTTCGAAAACTGAAGTAACTTTATTAAAGTCCAGAATCAATTTGGCACTTAATCAGAAACAAACAGAAACTATTGAAGATTTAACTTCAATTATAAAAAATGAACCGTTGAATCTAGATGCTTTGTTATTACGAGGGAAGCTTTACGAAATAACAGGGAAGATACCGGAAGCAATTCGTGATTTTCAAACAGTGATTCAGCAAACAGAAAAAATACGAATAGCACATATATCTATGGCAAATGTATATACAAAAGCAAAATTAATAGAAAAAGCAAACTATCATACACTGCATGCAAAAAATTTAGAGAAAAAAGGTACTCCAAGTGAATAA